One Candidatus Nitrotoga arctica genomic window, CAGAGTGGGTAGTAGACCATACTTTCGATTTGTTCGATAAGCTTGGCGCAACCGACGCACAAATGGATTTTCCGATAGTCTACGCCTCGGCGTTGAATGGTTACGCGACATTGGATTTGACGAACCCGAGCACGGATATGCGTCCATTATTCGATACCGTGTTAAAGCATGTGCCGGCGCCGGTTGGCGATATGGACGGGCCGCTGCAATTCCAAATTTCTGCGCTAGATTATTCCAGCTTTGTTGGACGCATCGGTGTTGGACGGGTTTCGCGGGGGCGAATTAAGCCTGGTCAAGAAGTCATGGTGCTGAATGGCGATAAACCGCCGAAGAAAGCACGGGTCAATCAGGTGCTGGGCTTCCGTGGTATCGAGCGGGTACAAATGGAAGAAGCGGGTGTTGGCGACATCATTCTGGTCAACGGTATCGAAGATATCGGAATTGGCGTTACCTTGACCGATATTAACCAGCCAGAAGCTTTACCTATGCCTAAAGTGGATGAGCCTACGTTAACTATGACCTTCCAAGTGAACAACTCCCCCTTGGCAGGACAAGAAGGCAAGTTCGTTACTAGCCGCCAGATTAAAGATCGTTTGACTAAAGAATTGTTGGTAAATGTGGCATTGCGCGTGGAAGAAACGGGTGAGACAGATTCTTTCCTGGTGTCGGGACGTGGTGAATTGCACTTGACCATTCTGCTAGAAAACATGCGTCGAGAGGGCTTTGAATTAGCTGTATCTAAACCGCGTGTGGTGTTTCGTGAAGTTAACGGTGAAAAATGTGAGCCGTATGAAATGCTCTCTGTGGACGTTGAAGAGACAAACCAGGGTGTGGTGATGGAAGAGCTGGGCCGCCGGCGCGGCGATTTGCAGGATATGCAGTCGGATGGAAGAGGCCGTGTGCGTTTGGAATATCGTATTCCGGCACGCAGCTTGATCGGTTTTCAAGGTGATTTTATGACTATGACCCGTGGCACCGGACTTATCTCGCATGTGTTCGACGACTACGGCCCGGTCAAGCCGGATATGCCAGGTCGTCATAATGGAGTGCTGGTTTCTCAAGACAATGGTGAGGCCGTGGCCTATGCCTTATGGAAATTGGAAGATCGCGGCCGCATGTTCGTTAGCCCCGGGGATAAATTGTATGAAGGCATGGTCATTGGCATACACAGTCGCGATAACGACCTTGTGGTTAACCCGATCAAAGGCAAGCAACTGACCAATGTGCGTTCCTCCGGCACGGATGAAGCAGTGCGCTTGACCACGCCAATTCAGCTGACGCTGGAATCTGCTGTTGAATTTATCGATGACGACGAGCTAGTGGAAATCACTCCGCTGTCCATACGTGTGCGCAAGCGTCATCTTACTGAACAAGATCGTAAGCGTGCTTCTCGGTAGTAGATAAATACGTATTTTAAATGTTAAACAAAAAGGGGCGTAAATGCCCCTTTTTTTACGCCGAAGAAGAATGTCACGGGTATCGTTTAGAATGCACAGCCATATGTAAAAGTTGAGGGCACCTCTATAAATCACTATTTCCGCCCAAATCCGGCTTCATCTATCGGTTTTATTTGGTACTCACCAAAGATCAGCGTCCGTCGCTCAGTCAAATATACATTCAAACCGTTAGGAGAAATAATTGTCGATCCAAGGGCCGTTACTCACAGTCCAACAAGGTAAAGACGGCACCTTCGTTCGTTGGCTAGAAGAACTGGGACTTAAAGAGTTTTTACAGAAGCATCCATTCCCGAAGTTAGTCGAGTGGGGCTGGCTTGTTCCTCAATACCGTTATTCCTTTCCGCCTGAGGAGTTCGAAAGCGATCCGGAATCTCCGGTAGCATATTGGCCACCTTTGCCAAGAGATGACCCGCTAGAGCAGTTGTGGGAGTCAGATTGGTACATCAAGACTATTGATGAGCCGCTCTGGTTCCTTCACCCGTTCTTCCGACCCACAGACGCTGCGGGCAAAATACTCCGTAATTATGGGCAGCCTTGGGATGCAATTTCTATCCCGCCCACAATCAATCAAGTTAATGGCGAAACTATTTGCCCTTATGTGGACTATTTTTTTCATTGGCAGGGCTACGCGTTGATAGATTTAATTCGGGCATCAGACTGCATTCCGCCTATCCTACATACACCCGATGTTAAGGAGCGTATGCAAGGCATTGTCCGCAATGTAGAGCGATTAGGTGATTGGAATCCAAATAGCTTTTTAACCGCTCCCCAGCGATGGGGTGGCTTCGCACAATCTATGACATGGATTTCCCATTACCACGCATTTCGCAATGCACTAGCAACGTGGAATCTCGCACATACGCGAGACCCTGAAGTCCACAAGCGCGGTTGCATCGAGTTGGCGTCCCATCTCGGTGTAACTGCGGAAACGCTCTCGACTGCTATTAAAAATGACTTCTTGCGACTAGCCGGTCAGTGGATAAAAACAAAAGATCGAAAGAATGTCTGGGTGGACTCTGCATGGACATGTCTTCAACAAGACATCTATTTTGCAGTGGAATGGCTATGCTACCTCACCGATAAAAAAATTGACTACTACTTAGAAAAATGGAGTCGGCCTAGTCACCAACAATACGATGGCACTGCGGAATTAATAGATGTTTTGCCATTTGAATTTTTCAGTGACCGATACTACTTCCTAGATATGGCGTCACATTATCTGAAACCATTTAATGAATTTCTTGCGGAGAATGAAAAGCTTGCCGACAGTCGGCTTAAAAACATTGTAGACAACCTACGTTCAGTGAATTACCCGTTCGACGGATTTCTAAGTTCATTTCGCCAGCTTCATGATGAACTAACATTTAAGCCTGAGGGTTCTGGAAAGCTTGATTTCCGCAACCGAAGGCCATTAGACTTTTATTCATTACTGGCAATTCGCGCAGAAGGTTGTTTAATGTTCGCGCTTCGTAAGTCGG contains:
- the typA gene encoding translational GTPase TypA, translating into MSRALRNIAIIAHVDHGKTTMVDKLLSQTATFAAHQHIAERVMDSNDLEKERGITILAKNCAVEYEGVHINIVDTPGHADFGGEVERVLSMVDGVLLLVDAVEGPMPQTRFVTRKALALGLRPIVVINKVDRPGARPEWVVDHTFDLFDKLGATDAQMDFPIVYASALNGYATLDLTNPSTDMRPLFDTVLKHVPAPVGDMDGPLQFQISALDYSSFVGRIGVGRVSRGRIKPGQEVMVLNGDKPPKKARVNQVLGFRGIERVQMEEAGVGDIILVNGIEDIGIGVTLTDINQPEALPMPKVDEPTLTMTFQVNNSPLAGQEGKFVTSRQIKDRLTKELLVNVALRVEETGETDSFLVSGRGELHLTILLENMRREGFELAVSKPRVVFREVNGEKCEPYEMLSVDVEETNQGVVMEELGRRRGDLQDMQSDGRGRVRLEYRIPARSLIGFQGDFMTMTRGTGLISHVFDDYGPVKPDMPGRHNGVLVSQDNGEAVAYALWKLEDRGRMFVSPGDKLYEGMVIGIHSRDNDLVVNPIKGKQLTNVRSSGTDEAVRLTTPIQLTLESAVEFIDDDELVEITPLSIRVRKRHLTEQDRKRASR